From Argopecten irradians isolate NY chromosome 3, Ai_NY, whole genome shotgun sequence:
ATTCAAGCGACAGTCATCAGAAACTGGTAGATAGCTAGGCTATTCGAGAGTTGTGGCAACAGCGGCCATTTAATTCATTATTAGCAAACAATTGAATACGATGCTGGATGATTATATCTAAActattttatttctgaaatgaatacATATAGCGAGTTATATTACAATGCTTGAAATAAACGGATGTTAGAATACATGGCGCAAGCAAAATAAATACTTTAGATTCTTATGTTCTTTGCATCTGGATGGAATACGGGCTGTCCAATGTAACATGTCATGCCAATGCCTAAACTCTGCTATTCATTGCAATGTATGCCACGTAATATGAGACTGACAGTTTGTGCTATTTACTTTTACACAACAAATGTCTAAATGAATTATATTTCCCAGACGACTTTGTATGTAATTAAGCATATAACAATGAACATACATAATTGATGATGGCAGTTTTTAAAGTCCTTCCATTCAAGATTACCAGAGACTTGACATTCTTTCTTTTGTAGAATATAATGTAACTAATTATATGAGTACACATCTCCTGTAAATCGTTTAAGGTGTCAAAATCCATCCGCctggaaaattaaaaaaaaatgttattttaaacatGCATATCAATGGCATCCCATTACTGTCCAGTCCAATTGATAATggtaattacaaaaatataacagCACTCCATCGGTTTCTATAAAGTCTATAGATTCATGTGAGAGCTGCagttaacattttgatattaCCTCATATTAGAAATGATTATTAATCTAAGTTCATccgaaaaaaatgtcaaatatgtCTTCACGAGACGATTTTTTCTCGAAATTTCGTGATAgagtcaaaaatgtaaaacagTTCAACATTATTGTACGGttatcattaaagatgctccgccgctgacaaatagtatttttctctatcaaaaacagaagctgacaaaatatttttttcagttacaaaagttacttacttatacaccattaccaccattatcAAGTTTGAGATTCTTTTCTTACTTcaagatataaatattaaaaataattaattgcatcccgaaaataaAATCCGTAGCACTATGtgctatatggaatgatgtactgattacgcatacaccaaaagcaacataaatcattttatattatttttgtgttaattagacacacatatatatatatatatatacatgtttaatgaccaattattgttcaaatgatgagtatcgtttatgggTGTGTTCTTGTTTCTCCCacttttttataataacatagGTGCAGTTATGTTGTGACAGCAGTTATAGTCTGCTTCACATATCCcttacctggattttacctTTGTTCTCCcacattacctggattttacctgtgttttcccacattacctggattttacACATTGTTTAAAGTTATctaatttcataattatttaaacaatatttacatatcatataccattTTCATCAGCTAAGTCTATAGAAGACAgtgatactatatataaggaGATGTCTTAcagttttgaattttaaatcagAGAATATAAAGAgatgttttatttgaattaatacATATTAGAGAAATACATTATAggacattatttttattatgatggcaatatattttatttatctatttaattatGTGCATAATACAATAATGTGCTGttgatttaattatttgattactCTGACTTAATTTGGCTTGTGCTCACTGCTACTTATGTTAATTAACACCTGATGGTTTGGGTCCATCAACTGAATACTTAATTGATGAGTGAAGAATCAGTAATCAAATAATTAGCATACATGTAGGTCTGTAAGGACATCAGAGAGGTTTGACTTTCACAGTTCTCTATCAACCACTAACATGGCAAACGCACAGATTCAGGTGAAATTTCTTAGAAATACATTTGGAAGACAGAACATTGCTTATAATGGTTACATCCACTGTGTGAAGAACAACAGCTAGAGGAGAGATGCACCATACCCGACTACCCCGCCATACTGAACTGAACCTCCAACTCAACCCGAATACTGTTTTGCTGGACTTGGAGACCGCTGCCCAGAATGCCATTCGCTCCGTATTCCCAGCAGCCACACTGAAGggatgtttttttcatttcacgCAGTGTATTTGGAGGAAAGCCCAGCAAACCGGACTTCAACAACTCTACGCCGACAACGACGACATCAGACGACTGTTACGACGAGCCGCAGCCCTACCCCCTAGTCCCTTTAAACCATATAGAAGATGTCTGGTTCCACGCACTCAACGACCTTGAAGATGCTGATGTACCACACGACACCACCGCATTCACCGACTACGTCATTACACAGTGGATAGAGCGCGACCAACCACTCTGGAACCACTTTGAGTCCAAGGGCCCTCGAATAACGAACCATGTAGAAGGATGGTACAACAAACTCAAGAAAAAGGTTGAACACTCCCACCCATATATCTACAGCATCATCCGTGTGTTCTAGGAAATCATCCACATCCAACTCGCAGCCGGACGACAAACCAGACCCAGAGCTAAACGGTACCGAAACATCAACAGCCGCCAACTGAAGGAACGTTTGGAGACTGGCGCAATGGATGTGATTCAGTACACAGACGCAGCATCCCATCTTCTGCATTTAGAGTGATGATAACAAACTTTCACAAGATTTGCATCTCATTAATGCTAGTACGTGCTTTAGGtttcatatgttgtacatgtgtgtatatatatatgtgtgtgttttgattttaattaattatcccTCATTAATGTTTAAGTGTAGTGCTTTAAGtttcatatgttgtacatacaaatgttttaattttaattaataatctCTCATTAATGTTAAAGTGTAGTGCTTTAAGtttcatatgttgtatatatatgttttgaaattaattaattatatctcATTAATGTTTAAGTgttacatttcacattttaagatggtgtgataaaatatgaaaacatttgaaatggGAATAAAATGCAGAATAGGTATATTCACAGTTAATAGAATTGTGactatttgtaaaattacaggtaaaaaatcTACCTGTAAGTCAGTGCTTTATTAGAACAGACTATAATTGGTGTGCCATTGTTCTCCAGTGTTTGTATAATTCCTTTGATCTCGAAAAAGTGGGAGAAAGAGGAACAAAcccgtttatgctctgtcggcggcggagcatcttgATGAAGCTTTGATCACAAACTTATGTATTTGCGACGTTGAAGACAGAGGTGACGAGAAAAAGTGCTTTACAGTTAAGTAATCGATCAGACAATATATAATCATACCTTTTAAAaagcaaatatcaaatatgCTCGCAAAAAGGAAAATCATGAAGTAATTTGTTCATATGTGATAATGTTAGATCTTTATAAGTAAGATAGGTAAGATAGGTAAGATAGATATTTTTGTTGGTTAAATATGATAGTTGATTGCTGAATCAACCCTAGAGAATATCCATCATTACCAAGATAATGTAATTGGATAATGCATTAAGTGCGCAATTATTAGATCGActaatatgaaataaatcatttgcAAAAGATTAGCTGTAGATATACATTTACCTGCAAAATTCTTGTACATTTGCAATACATAAGCTTAAGAAAGGATCAAAAACATgaaaagaagtataaatatcGCTGGAAATAATGTTTTGGTCATATGACGTAACGAAATGAAATATACAGATAAATGCATATagttatgtatatacataagtaAGTTAGGATAGTGCTAGGTAAATGTTTATTGAATCAAGGCCTCACTTCCTCGACCTTCTGCCCCGGAGCAATTTTCTCCCCGAGAATGTGAGGATTTGAAGACGATTTCCTATCCACAGGAGTTTTTGTATCTCGAGGATTCGGCTGTTCCACCTCGATATACTgattcaaattgaaatatttgatgtCAGGAATTATATTGTTATGATAGATAgagaaaatttcatttttagttttgatcaattaacatttagtatatataataacattaaGCTTTTGTGGCCAAACCTATAGATACGAAGTCGTTAACCAATAAGTGAGAGTAATAAACTCGATTTTAACTGTGAATACCATTATCATTATTGTGAAAGGTTTTAttaagttataaatatattttattaaacagTTTGTGGCCAAACCTATAAATACGAAATATCATATCAATAACTGTGattgtcattatcattattttggAAAGTTTTATTGACAGTAAAATATAAGCAATAGTTAAGTGTTAAtatgtatgttaaatgtaatattttcttaCCGTGTTCGTCTgaacatgaaaattaaaaaagaatcagatttaaccctttatatttGATATCGTTGGAATTGCTTTTCTGTAAGCCTATTGTGTACTtgagaaataaaacaatgtacatttacaaaaacaGTATCGTATCACTAATTATTACTAATGTAAATAAAGAGCCTTTTATGTCACGATTGTAAAGTAGATTAAAACGTCTGGATTCACAGATTAATGTATTACCAATGGCACTtcattataaattaattaatttcaacaCTCGTTTAATGGGTTTTCACTTTCATATTGGGACAGTCAAAGTTTCAAGGCAATAAATTTATGACTTTATGTAACGTTGGAAAGTATATGAGTTTACGTACCGTCATCATCTTTACAAATTctgaaaaaagaaatgaaaaaatagtaGTTAGAATTTCTCCTTTTAGTAAAGCAAAATTATTAAGCAATTGCTTTCAAAAagataatttaaacaaaattttctaTTGACAGCTTTGAATTTAATTGCAATAAATCGTAGGGCTGTATATTTACCTGACATTTACCATTACTATATGGTATGCTTGATTGAATTCCTATTTCCTGGCATGTTATTAAGCTCGAACAGCTAATGGGAGATAATCGCAAAATGCAAACAAACCATTGGTCTATCGAATTCACCTTTGTAGGTAGTTATGCatcatttgttatttattacataGTTATGTTTCTTTCTTCGTTCTATAATCTTTGAATTATCTTAATTCCCCATTTCTATGTTAAAAGATGGACAGTAACTACAACAGGGAAAATTACCATCATAATTAACTTGTCCATCACCATCGATGTCAGCCTCTCGGATCATTTCATCAACTTCTTCGTCTGTTAGTTTTTCTCCTAAATTTGTCATCACATGTCGTAATTCAGCTGCACTGATAAAGCCGTTACCGTCTTTATCAAATACTCGGAATGCCTCGCGGATTTCGTCTTCACTGTCTGTATCCTTCATTTTCCGCGCCATCATTGTGAGGAATTCTGGGAAATCTATTGTGCCGTTTCCTGTGTAGAGAGTAAAAAAAAGATGCATTAATAGTGATGATATAACATACTTTATGAGACATACAGGTCACTTAAGGTTGGATTTCCCTAATGCACGATGCATGTTCGTTTTGAATGTATGATTGCATTGATAATTGTGGTGTCATGCTATAATGGATATAACTTGACGTCTGGATGAAAACAGGCGTAAACCAAGAGAAATATAGAAATAGCTGTCTTACGACATACGATAGTCTTCGTCACAGGagaaaaatattcatgattctTGTATTCAtcagaaaataaattaagaGTAGATCTGGATTTAATGGTTTAAACCAAGTGGTGTAGTTTTTAATGACAGCTATAAATACAATATCCAGATTACTATCTTTCTTCAGTAATATTACAACTTTGAACGCAAATGTATGAAGCTAGTGTTGTTTGCATATTTTCAAAACCAAATTTAAgtcaagcaaaatattttacacCATGTTACAAACCAGaaaagaaaattacatttagAAGAATTAATATACGATATCCCAATATGAAGGCCATGGCTAAATGTATTTACACATATGTCACCTATATCAAATTAACGTGATAATTTACCATCAGCGTCCACCTCGTTAATCATGTCCTGTAACTCAGCTTCCGTCGGGTTCTGACCTAGTGACCTCATCACTGTCCCCAACTCTTTGGTTGTTATGGTACCGTCGCCATCTTTGTCGAATAGACTGAATGCCTCCTTGAATTCTGTTGAATTCGAACACACAGGACACAtgaataaaagtttttttttatttcaatttcatataCTTATCATATCAACTTACATTATtagtttcattatttttatcctTTTAACTCGAGTTGTTTCCCTTTCACCTAACATGCAATTGTGGAAGCctttttaaaagtatttaagATGGATTTTTTGCCATCAATATACAACATCAGAGGAGGGAGTGAAACTACAAACCTGCAATTTGTTCTTCTGTAAGTTGCTCTGCCTGTAACAGATGACAAAAGTTCGAAATTTCATAGCAATAAGGTGTAGATTTACGCTTAAAAATACACTAAATTAATGTAAACTCCATTTACTGTAAATCAACGTTCTTTCGCGTACGATTTACTTTCACGAATTTCGCGATCTAAATGATTTCGCGAAAGTTTATATCCGCTAATTAATATCTATGAGATCtatattgatatgaattatCATGCAATTGTTTTTGAGTATATTCATCTTTGCggatttattttgaaatggaaattaagGAATTTGATTAAACGGAAGCAAGTTGGCTTTCGGTAATTAGATCATAATGTTTAGTGGTCAATGATTGGCCTATACTTATGGCAATACAAAACAACTTATCCCAATTTGTATCAAATTGTGGGGTATAATGGATGGATATTTAATCAATAAACTGTAACCAGATTAGACATACAGTtaatatgaagcccatccggaaggaagataaatagaatggcgcccgttagggcgccatgaatatttatctttcggacggatgggcttcatatcaactgtatgtccaatctggtaacagtttattacttatatttccattacgatcattcgAATTCAAAACTACACACGTATATCCTTTaaatttcccgcttgcgctagtgttgacgtcaccaagttcaatagaCGGAACAGCAATAGCATcaacttctgaatatagttcaacacaaaacggtttgaaacaagcgaacaaatgaaaattatgcgatgacgttttttttaatacaagtgattttgtcaacacgataatactattagatttcatagactacacaactttaaaaccacttttgaaattatttgaccgttatgtataggcgtaagtatacattgaatacattgtcagtgacgcggcggaaacgttagACATTCATaagcttgaccagattggagttcatagccagatattgcccatctggtttaacatagattaaacgggaaactgaaagtagaatggaaatatgcTTGAATAATGAactaaatgaattattttgcaTCACCCTCTTGATTAATGCCGACTACACTATACGAACTCCTTACGATAAAAAAGCTATACAACGCACCAATCACAGAATATGTTCTCGTATCATGCGTCTTGTTTTGTAATGCGGTGTTCGTATATTATTTCAAAAGGGGAACAGGATACAAGTGTTGCGATTAAGTTAATGTTTACGTATCAATAATGATAAAGCGTATGCTTTAAGTTACACAGATCATAAACTCCATTACCAACTGCATcttaaatcataatatttacattggTAAAATAGCTTCATACACGATTTTCTGTTTGAAAATGATTATAAATGAACAATGATAACGTATACTATTCTTgacttaatatataaatatataatgtcttgtcataatgattacatatatgttaaatatatcttaaatcTAACACTAGCATTTCAGTACGGGGAATTCCAGATAAATGTGTGTTAGCGCGTCTATAAGAATTTAATTAACATAGAACTACGTATACATTCATGATTAATTCAAACCatgatacattattatatagatCAGCTGTGAGTCACCATCCaattaaattatatgtaatgttAATGAGCATTGATTCACCTTCCTAGCAATTGTTAACCTTCTCCAGACAAGGAGCTGTCAATCATCCTGTGTATACGTGTCGTGTGACGTACGTATATATAGTAAGTTCATACTGTACCATCAACGTGTCTTCGCAAAAACagttataaatatacacacggACAGAAGTTTCCTATACCAGCGGCTTTATTTCCGTAGGAAACAATGACACACGTGTTCactttgaatagatacatatcaAATGATCAGTGGAAATATACTCAATATGTAATAACAGACTATAtcacatttttatatttcaccaaatgcataaattaagaaatatatatattgttgatatttctATTCTGATGTATGTTACGGTTGTAAATTTAACTATAGAAAAATAACACTtaggctaattatgaaaaatgttatatattatatatatgcgaCTTATTCAGGTTGATTGATGTGACAGTGTAGCGTTCaacatattatatttcattcattGATTTATCACATCATTAAGCATTGTTTTACTGATTAATGACGTATTGATATGGAgattacatacaaatgtaattagGTACAATTGTTTAGTATCTTTGTGCTGGTGGGATTTAGGCCCATAAAGTAAaagaaacataaacaaaatatttttgaaccGAGCAACGAAGGACATATGAAATAGGGAAATTATCgtttttgaatatgtaaaattataaaacagAAATCCTTGCCATTTAGAACAATGTGCAATAATATATACCAAATAATTTTAACTTTCCAAAAGTTTGGGTGTCTTTGAGTAGTTTGTATTCATCTTATTGTGAGTGGTTTGAATTACATAGCTCGTTTTAAATTTTCCGAAAATCGAAAGGACGcaaaacaagaaaaacataaGTTCGGCCTTTGCGTACAAAATACCTTCAGTAACGTCGATTATGTTTTGCTTGGTCTAAGTGCAGAACACAAGAAAGTGCACAGTACAGTATAACGTAAGCGATCGAAATAGAAGCCTTTCATTATGATAATTTAAACTTCACTTGTTAGATTAAGTTATGTTTGATATCTCTGAAGACACATGGAATGCAAATCTAGGTAATACACATATGTTCTCGACTACAAGGGATTTTACAGACACAATTATTCACAATTCGATATGGAAATCACCGATTTCTAGACTCGTGAGAAGGGGATGGGATACCCGAGGACAAACATGTTAGTTTTAGGATAGGTACTTACCATTGCGATGTATATATCCAGGAATCCAGGGAGTCGGAAGAGTTATAGATAGATGACgagaatatttacatataagGAATCAGTGATCCGTGAAGCACGTTTGATGGCTATATACACTTTGAAGTGATAGTATAAATTAATGTGTATGAATACATAGAGTATCCAATCATCAGCTGTGTATTAATGTATGTAAAAGGAAAAGAATAATATGGAAGATCAATATTTTcagtgaaaataaaatatttttttcaatgtttatgAAAAAAGTTAACCTATATAGacatctatataatatatacagcttgattataatgttttaaaatcaataaagtATATGGTCGAAATTATGGTATCGCGGGCACTTAATATTAGAAGATATGTATACCCAATGATGAGGGATAAAATGACACCACAGAAAATGTGGGATTGATATGCGATATTATGTAAtcctaatatgtaatatgtagaCTTTAGAGTCCCCGCTTGTTTACATTCAGTGTCATAAGTATTACTGAGTTATTATCTCTATATCATTGTTTAGTTACcagaaataaaaagataaacagttattttaattttattcattgTTAAAAGTAAACACGTATAAGCAATAAGGTAATATATAAAACTACATAATTAGTTATGATATTAACAACTCATGATATATGTACTTTATATGACCCGTCATCATTgcataaattaatttattcttTTAGCTGTCAAAATGATGCTGTAGCTATGATAACATATATCCTAAGTATCAAGTTACATGTAAACACATGATTATATTTAGAATATTCTGCTCACAAGTACTATAACGGTTGATATGCCATGCAGCTAAACCAAGTGCAGACAACTCGGGTTTTCTTCCTACATTATAACTACTCGACAACGGGAGTAGATAAAGTTGACAGATAACTACAAGTGATACTATGCTATATTTAAGAACTGTGATAATTATGAAAACATCAATAGTCAAAATGATTGCCATTGATAGAGATTACAATGGGAACATTTTCTCAAACTGCTAGTCACTTATTCAATTAAGATAGCAAACAACGCATTACATTTTGGTGTATTTTATTCCCATTTGATATGCACACATTCagatatttatatgtaaatacaaatcAATTGAATAAATAATACACTTAGTAAAACTTATATCCAGGTTTACTTGATACAACCTTGAGAATATGGATAAGTATTTTTTCCTATGTTAAAACCATACAAGAAGTTACTATATTGTATGATTATCCGGTGAACATCTTAAGAGTTGCATCATTTACGAGTTGTGAACAACTTTTGTAGCTCTTCATATTCTTCATATTTTAATGTCTTCAAATAGAGTGTGAAAATTGGCTTTTGGCTAGATTATTCAAACGAAATAGACATGATTGCATTCTTTTTTCTTAACACAGCTGAATTCTTTACATGTAGATAGTGCCCAGTACATACAGTTATAACACACCTTGATGCGGTATCTAATCCATTCAataatcaatctgattaaaatagagatccttataaccactccgggcaatagaggatctgacaatatcacATAAAGGGTCACGAACTTTATGTCACGTGTTCTTCAGATCAAATGCGGTTTTACGTCATTTAGCCCTAGCCTAGCATCCATAAACAATTATCTTTGTTGTGccctttgggcgagatgactacgtacacgaacaTGATTTTGACAGcgttttcaaactatttcgtcccatgaaattcactgtcaaactTTGcaagcagcaatttgattggtcattttcaaaggtcacctggacatgacctcttatgggattttctcagatcccattatcaaacgtagttataAAAAGGATCTGTACTTTAATTAGATTGTTAAATAATGAAGTTATTCACGCTAGGtttgttgataaaaaaaaccattacaTATTGTCTATTGTGTGTTTACTTACATGGTTACCTGCTTCCACCAGAACATGAGACTTATTATTGTCacgttaaaacaaacaaacaaatagtaATCCTACTTATATAGGTTATAGAGTCGATGGAAGAGAAGAAGGCATTGAATTAGTTATCCTATAActacatataataaaacaatgaatataGAACTATGATTAAGAGTCATGTTATATAACAAAGGTGTAAAAACAATGGCACGTGATCCAATGTTTATGAATTGTAATTGTTAAAACTAGGCAAAGTTAAAGAGAAAATCAGTACCCCATATACTATGCCACGCCATAAATTCAATATATTATCAATTTCGTCATTGCGCAAAAATCTTTATGTAAGTATAAAAATGATAAGcgtatattattttgtttaccaCAAGTAAATGATATTGAATCGTATGTACACTCAAAGTTCGTATTTACGTAGACCTAACGTTCCTGTGTACACATTTGATGTCACAATGTATTTCAAGCCCAGTACAGtaaaaaatgtatatcacaattgaaaacatatatgcaaaaaatacaATGCCCACATCACTATTTTACAGGTGATGTAATTTCAAGTATATTCAAAAATGGtcatcaaaatgtaaacaaataaacaggGCAGGACATGATCAATTTCTCTCAATGAAAACAAATCAGAGCAATGGAAGTCTTCTGTATTTAAATGCAAAATTTAATCATTCGATTTGAACGTGTATAATGTGCGAGTGTTAAGCATCACTTAACATAATATTGTATCATATTATACAAAAGAAACTGAATTTAATAGAAACATATCACTTTCCTGGaacaaagatttaaaaaaaaatcaaattcacGGGATACTTTTAAAGCAATATTAActttgtgtaaaaataacaatgtaaaaCGATAATAACGTTCAATAAAAGAAATTCAAAGTTTCAGTTTTGGCACCGAATTTAATGTAGTCACTTTGTATACACAGTAGAGTCTGACCCAAACAATATGGAACATTGTACGGAGTATTTCTATATGTAATAACTGCTCACAAAGCATCATCCATAATATGTTAACTGTTCTTTGGTACTACAATGTTAAATTAACGAACTAAAACATATAGTACTAACACTAGTACAACTATCTAAGGTAGCAATTCTAAAATAAAGGCCCAGAGTGTGGAACTTTCAGCATTCCCTGATCGATTTAAAATGGCTGCCTTCGCTCCATATCCAGTTGGTTACCTGATTGTTCCGGTAGCTACACATTACATCCTAATGCTATCATGGGTAATGCGTAAGATGTTTTTGTACAACGTCCGAATATCACAATGACAGGATCTTCACAAATTCTGGAAAATAAGCAAATCAtgaaagataaataaaacatgCAATGTAAAATCGATTACTATTCGAAGTAGTTTGGTTTGTGGAACTGAAAAGTCTTATTAATTGAGCTTACATACTAGTAGTTGTCGTGAAAAAGAGATTGTCGTTAATTAACTTTACTTATATGATGTTCGAGGAAGCGTATGTTTCTTTTTGTACAATAACGTAGCAGTTtacttaaatattaaaatgatgaaaaacgaaaaaaaaaaaacatattattattGTAAAGTAAAGAATTGGTTTTCATCAATATTAGATGATAATAAAAGTGGAGAAAAAATCTAGCCGGTGAGATCATCATTGAATACGAATATTGTAAGAGAACGATTGGATATGTCAATATAGCAGTCTGCTAAAGCTTTATTGTAAGAGAACGATTGGATTTGTCAATATAGCAACCTGCTAAAGCTTTATTGTAAGAGAACGATTGGATATGTCAATATAGCAGTCTGCTAAAGCTTTATTGTAAGAGAACGATTGGATTTGTCAATATAGCAACCTGCTAAAGCTTTATTGTAAGAGAACGATTGGATTTGTCAATATAGCAACCTGCTAAAGCTTTATTGTAAGAGAACGATTGGATTTGTCAATATAGCAACCTGCTAAAGCTTTATTGTAAGAGAACGATTGGATATGTCAATATAGCAGTCTGCTAAAGCTTTATTGTAAGAGAACGATTGGATATGTCAATATAGCAGTCTGCTAAAGTTTTATTGTAAGAGAACGATTGGATATGTCAATATAGCAGTCTGCTAAAGTTTTATTGTAAGAGAACGATTGGATTTGTCAATATAGCAACCTGCTAAAGCTTTATTGTAAGAGAACGATTGGATTTGTCAATATAGCAACCTGCTAAAGCTTTATTGTAAGAGAACGATTGGATATGTCAATATAGCAGTCTGCTAAAGATTTATTGTAAGAGAACGATTGGATATGTCAATATAGCAGTCTGCTAAAGATTTATTGTAAGAGAACGATT
This genomic window contains:
- the LOC138317274 gene encoding calmodulin-like — protein: MAEQLTEEQIAEFKEAFSLFDKDGDGTITTKELGTVMRSLGQNPTEAELQDMINEVDADGNGTIDFPEFLTMMARKMKDTDSEDEIREAFRVFDKDGNGFISAAELRHVMTNLGEKLTDEEVDEMIREADIDGDGQVNYDEFVKMMTADGF